A DNA window from Drosophila pseudoobscura strain MV-25-SWS-2005 chromosome 2, UCI_Dpse_MV25, whole genome shotgun sequence contains the following coding sequences:
- the Sap47 gene encoding synapse-associated protein of 47 kDa isoform X1 — protein MFSGLTNQFTSLVGAVKGGAGDEEVPVPTGDAAPAAVAPTTSAEAVASASVDQEAAAAGGEGLEGEEAGKSSLPKSTSLVDSFVTEATGWLGSAKGWLGNASIPSMPAMPAMPSMPSMPAMPAMPSIPSIPGLRKTGGADGAEGAEGAVEGGGGAAAGSGAVSGAEDDDKSRYISATEGADSHPASGGGTPTGDEGQIGQGKGDEVKITTKVTQQAKHFGSFLSSAISKAGSKIKETVKDNTILDSFNKEQEAFIKGQGGAGNGAAPWIGHANEAKIKEEILGLAQDRRNFVRAPPAGVDFEFSYDTAYPTAIAIMAEDKALETMRFELVPKIITEENFWRNYFYRVSLIIQAAELGTLGADGVGQASSGEDAKEVALKTENTTKTVASPVKGETPLTTKAIAEQPKAVIEPEAKEADQSKAGMGMKQKISESEFVSDDFQTTTDSDLAEIQDGMRKLGIDSMTQQALAPNDEEQWEKDLEAELKDYEVVDEGGTGGGGGRKPRKQQGNAGDEEDEEEPTISNLRTRSTNNDWEEYADLIEDTDDLKTLKSLKRTMLGYL, from the exons ATGTTTTCGGGTCTTACAAATCAATTTACTTCGCTGGTTGGCGCCGTCAAGGGTGGCGCTGGCGATGAGGAGGTCCCAGTGCCCACAGGAGATGCGGCACCCGCTGCCGTCGCACCCACCACCTCCGCCGAGGCGGTGGCCAGTGCTTCAGTAGATCAGGAAGCAGCTGCCGCTGGCGGCGAGGGACTCGAAGGCGAGGAGGCTGGCAAAAG TAGCCTTCCCAAATCCACGTCCCTGGTTGATTCGTTTGTGACCGAAGCCAC CGGATGGCTGGGAAGCGCCAAGGGTTGGCTGGGCAACGCCTCGATACCATCGATGCCAGCCATGCCGGCGATGCCATCGATGCCGTCGATGCCAGCCATGCCAGCGATGCCGTCGATACCATCGATCCCGGGACTACGAAAGACCGGCGGTGCCGACGGGGCCGAGGGCGCTGAGGGTGCCGTGGAGGGTGGTGGCGGCGCCGCAGCCGGATCCGGAGCCGTGAGTGGTGCCGAGGATGACGACAAGTCGAGGTATATTAG TGCCACAGAGGGCGCCGACTCGCATCCAGCATCGGGCGGCGGAACGCCCACTGGCGATGAGGGTCAAATTGGACAGGGTAAGGGCGATGAAGTCAAAA TTACCACAAAAGTAACACAACAGGCCAAACACTTTGGCTCCTTCTTGTCATCGGCCATCAGCAAGGCCGGCAGCAAAATCAAGGAAACAGTCAAGGATAAT ACTATTCTCGATTCATTCAACAAAGAGCAGGAGGCCTTCATCAAGGGCCAGGGCGGTGCTGGCAATGGTGCTGCCCCCTGGATTGGACATGCCAACGAGGCTAAGATCAAGGAGGAGATATTGGGTCTGGCCCAGGATCGTCGCAACTTTGTACGCGCCCCGCCCGCTGGCGTGGACTTTGAGTTCAGCTATGACACCGCCTATCCCACGGCCATAGCCATTATGGCCGAGGACAAGGCGCTCGAAACGATGCGATTCGAGTTGGTGCCCAAGAT CATCACTGAGGAGAACTTCTGGCGGAATTATTTCTACCGCGTCTCACTGATCATCCAGGCCGCCGAGCTGGGAACTCTGGGCGCCGATGGTGTGGGTCAGGCCTCCAGCGGTGAAGATG CCAAAGAAGTGGccctgaaaactgaaaacacAACCAAGACTGTCGCCAGCCCCGTGAAGGGGGAGACTCCTTTGACCACCAAGGCCATTGCCGAACAGCCCAAGGCCGTGATAGAGCCCGAAGCCAAAGAGGCAGACCAAAGCAAGGCCGGCATGGGCATGAAACAGAAAATCTCTGAATCGGAATTCGTTTCCGACGACTTTCAGACCACAACCGATTCAGATTTGGCTGAAATCCAAGATGGTATGCGAAAATTGGGCATCGATAGCATGACCCAGCAAGCCCTAGCCCCAAACGATG AAGAACAATGGGAAAAGGATCTGGAAGCTGAACTCAAAGACTACGAGGTGGTGGACGAAGGCGGCActggcggaggtggaggcagaAAACCGAGGAAACAGCAGGGCAATGCCGGCgatgaggaggacgaggaagaACCGACAATATCAAACTTGCGCACGCGCTCGAC
- the Sap47 gene encoding synapse-associated protein of 47 kDa isoform X13 translates to MFSGLTNQFTSLVGAVKGGAGDEEVPVPTGDAAPAAVAPTTSAEAVASASVDQEAAAAGGEGLEGEEAGKSSLPKSTSLVDSFVTEATGWLGSAKGWLGNASIPSMPAMPAMPSMPSMPAMPAMPSIPSIPGLRKTGGADGAEGAEGAVEGGGGAAAGSGAVSGAEDDDKSRYISATEGADSHPASGGGTPTGDEGQIGQGKGDEVKITTKVTQQAKHFGSFLSSAISKAGSKIKETVKDNTILDSFNKEQEAFIKGQGGAGNGAAPWIGHANEAKIKEEILGLAQDRRNFVRAPPAGVDFEFSYDTAYPTAIAIMAEDKALETMRFELVPKIITEENFWRNYFYRVSLIIQAAELGTLGADGVGQASSGEDEEQWEKDLEAELKDYEVVDEGGTGGGGGRKPRKQQGNAGDEEDEEEPTISNLRTRSTNNDWEEYADLIEDTDDLKTLKSLKRTMLGYL, encoded by the exons ATGTTTTCGGGTCTTACAAATCAATTTACTTCGCTGGTTGGCGCCGTCAAGGGTGGCGCTGGCGATGAGGAGGTCCCAGTGCCCACAGGAGATGCGGCACCCGCTGCCGTCGCACCCACCACCTCCGCCGAGGCGGTGGCCAGTGCTTCAGTAGATCAGGAAGCAGCTGCCGCTGGCGGCGAGGGACTCGAAGGCGAGGAGGCTGGCAAAAG TAGCCTTCCCAAATCCACGTCCCTGGTTGATTCGTTTGTGACCGAAGCCAC CGGATGGCTGGGAAGCGCCAAGGGTTGGCTGGGCAACGCCTCGATACCATCGATGCCAGCCATGCCGGCGATGCCATCGATGCCGTCGATGCCAGCCATGCCAGCGATGCCGTCGATACCATCGATCCCGGGACTACGAAAGACCGGCGGTGCCGACGGGGCCGAGGGCGCTGAGGGTGCCGTGGAGGGTGGTGGCGGCGCCGCAGCCGGATCCGGAGCCGTGAGTGGTGCCGAGGATGACGACAAGTCGAGGTATATTAG TGCCACAGAGGGCGCCGACTCGCATCCAGCATCGGGCGGCGGAACGCCCACTGGCGATGAGGGTCAAATTGGACAGGGTAAGGGCGATGAAGTCAAAA TTACCACAAAAGTAACACAACAGGCCAAACACTTTGGCTCCTTCTTGTCATCGGCCATCAGCAAGGCCGGCAGCAAAATCAAGGAAACAGTCAAGGATAAT ACTATTCTCGATTCATTCAACAAAGAGCAGGAGGCCTTCATCAAGGGCCAGGGCGGTGCTGGCAATGGTGCTGCCCCCTGGATTGGACATGCCAACGAGGCTAAGATCAAGGAGGAGATATTGGGTCTGGCCCAGGATCGTCGCAACTTTGTACGCGCCCCGCCCGCTGGCGTGGACTTTGAGTTCAGCTATGACACCGCCTATCCCACGGCCATAGCCATTATGGCCGAGGACAAGGCGCTCGAAACGATGCGATTCGAGTTGGTGCCCAAGAT CATCACTGAGGAGAACTTCTGGCGGAATTATTTCTACCGCGTCTCACTGATCATCCAGGCCGCCGAGCTGGGAACTCTGGGCGCCGATGGTGTGGGTCAGGCCTCCAGCGGTGAAGATG AAGAACAATGGGAAAAGGATCTGGAAGCTGAACTCAAAGACTACGAGGTGGTGGACGAAGGCGGCActggcggaggtggaggcagaAAACCGAGGAAACAGCAGGGCAATGCCGGCgatgaggaggacgaggaagaACCGACAATATCAAACTTGCGCACGCGCTCGAC
- the Sap47 gene encoding synapse-associated protein of 47 kDa isoform X8: protein MFSGLTNQFTSLVGAVKGGAGDEEVPVPTGDAAPAAVAPTTSAEAVASASVDQEAAAAGGEGLEGEEAGKSGWLGSAKGWLGNASIPSMPAMPAMPSMPSMPAMPAMPSIPSIPGLRKTGGADGAEGAEGAVEGGGGAAAGSGAVSGAEDDDKSSATEGADSHPASGGGTPTGDEGQIGQGKGDEVKITTKVTQQAKHFGSFLSSAISKAGSKIKETVKDNTILDSFNKEQEAFIKGQGGAGNGAAPWIGHANEAKIKEEILGLAQDRRNFVRAPPAGVDFEFSYDTAYPTAIAIMAEDKALETMRFELVPKIITEENFWRNYFYRVSLIIQAAELGTLGADGVGQASSGEDAKEVALKTENTTKTVASPVKGETPLTTKAIAEQPKAVIEPEAKEADQSKAGMGMKQKISESEFVSDDFQTTTDSDLAEIQDGMRKLGIDSMTQQALAPNDEEQWEKDLEAELKDYEVVDEGGTGGGGGRKPRKQQGNAGDEEDEEEPTISNLRTRSTNNDWEEYADLIEDTDDLKTLKSLKRTMLGYL, encoded by the exons ATGTTTTCGGGTCTTACAAATCAATTTACTTCGCTGGTTGGCGCCGTCAAGGGTGGCGCTGGCGATGAGGAGGTCCCAGTGCCCACAGGAGATGCGGCACCCGCTGCCGTCGCACCCACCACCTCCGCCGAGGCGGTGGCCAGTGCTTCAGTAGATCAGGAAGCAGCTGCCGCTGGCGGCGAGGGACTCGAAGGCGAGGAGGCTGGCAAAAG CGGATGGCTGGGAAGCGCCAAGGGTTGGCTGGGCAACGCCTCGATACCATCGATGCCAGCCATGCCGGCGATGCCATCGATGCCGTCGATGCCAGCCATGCCAGCGATGCCGTCGATACCATCGATCCCGGGACTACGAAAGACCGGCGGTGCCGACGGGGCCGAGGGCGCTGAGGGTGCCGTGGAGGGTGGTGGCGGCGCCGCAGCCGGATCCGGAGCCGTGAGTGGTGCCGAGGATGACGACAAGTCGAG TGCCACAGAGGGCGCCGACTCGCATCCAGCATCGGGCGGCGGAACGCCCACTGGCGATGAGGGTCAAATTGGACAGGGTAAGGGCGATGAAGTCAAAA TTACCACAAAAGTAACACAACAGGCCAAACACTTTGGCTCCTTCTTGTCATCGGCCATCAGCAAGGCCGGCAGCAAAATCAAGGAAACAGTCAAGGATAAT ACTATTCTCGATTCATTCAACAAAGAGCAGGAGGCCTTCATCAAGGGCCAGGGCGGTGCTGGCAATGGTGCTGCCCCCTGGATTGGACATGCCAACGAGGCTAAGATCAAGGAGGAGATATTGGGTCTGGCCCAGGATCGTCGCAACTTTGTACGCGCCCCGCCCGCTGGCGTGGACTTTGAGTTCAGCTATGACACCGCCTATCCCACGGCCATAGCCATTATGGCCGAGGACAAGGCGCTCGAAACGATGCGATTCGAGTTGGTGCCCAAGAT CATCACTGAGGAGAACTTCTGGCGGAATTATTTCTACCGCGTCTCACTGATCATCCAGGCCGCCGAGCTGGGAACTCTGGGCGCCGATGGTGTGGGTCAGGCCTCCAGCGGTGAAGATG CCAAAGAAGTGGccctgaaaactgaaaacacAACCAAGACTGTCGCCAGCCCCGTGAAGGGGGAGACTCCTTTGACCACCAAGGCCATTGCCGAACAGCCCAAGGCCGTGATAGAGCCCGAAGCCAAAGAGGCAGACCAAAGCAAGGCCGGCATGGGCATGAAACAGAAAATCTCTGAATCGGAATTCGTTTCCGACGACTTTCAGACCACAACCGATTCAGATTTGGCTGAAATCCAAGATGGTATGCGAAAATTGGGCATCGATAGCATGACCCAGCAAGCCCTAGCCCCAAACGATG AAGAACAATGGGAAAAGGATCTGGAAGCTGAACTCAAAGACTACGAGGTGGTGGACGAAGGCGGCActggcggaggtggaggcagaAAACCGAGGAAACAGCAGGGCAATGCCGGCgatgaggaggacgaggaagaACCGACAATATCAAACTTGCGCACGCGCTCGAC
- the Sap47 gene encoding synapse-associated protein of 47 kDa isoform X2 — MFSGLTNQFTSLVGAVKGGAGDEEVPVPTGDAAPAAVAPTTSAEAVASASVDQEAAAAGGEGLEGEEAGKSLPKSTSLVDSFVTEATGWLGSAKGWLGNASIPSMPAMPAMPSMPSMPAMPAMPSIPSIPGLRKTGGADGAEGAEGAVEGGGGAAAGSGAVSGAEDDDKSRYISATEGADSHPASGGGTPTGDEGQIGQGKGDEVKITTKVTQQAKHFGSFLSSAISKAGSKIKETVKDNTILDSFNKEQEAFIKGQGGAGNGAAPWIGHANEAKIKEEILGLAQDRRNFVRAPPAGVDFEFSYDTAYPTAIAIMAEDKALETMRFELVPKIITEENFWRNYFYRVSLIIQAAELGTLGADGVGQASSGEDAKEVALKTENTTKTVASPVKGETPLTTKAIAEQPKAVIEPEAKEADQSKAGMGMKQKISESEFVSDDFQTTTDSDLAEIQDGMRKLGIDSMTQQALAPNDEEQWEKDLEAELKDYEVVDEGGTGGGGGRKPRKQQGNAGDEEDEEEPTISNLRTRSTNNDWEEYADLIEDTDDLKTLKSLKRTMLGYL, encoded by the exons ATGTTTTCGGGTCTTACAAATCAATTTACTTCGCTGGTTGGCGCCGTCAAGGGTGGCGCTGGCGATGAGGAGGTCCCAGTGCCCACAGGAGATGCGGCACCCGCTGCCGTCGCACCCACCACCTCCGCCGAGGCGGTGGCCAGTGCTTCAGTAGATCAGGAAGCAGCTGCCGCTGGCGGCGAGGGACTCGAAGGCGAGGAGGCTGGCAAAAG CCTTCCCAAATCCACGTCCCTGGTTGATTCGTTTGTGACCGAAGCCAC CGGATGGCTGGGAAGCGCCAAGGGTTGGCTGGGCAACGCCTCGATACCATCGATGCCAGCCATGCCGGCGATGCCATCGATGCCGTCGATGCCAGCCATGCCAGCGATGCCGTCGATACCATCGATCCCGGGACTACGAAAGACCGGCGGTGCCGACGGGGCCGAGGGCGCTGAGGGTGCCGTGGAGGGTGGTGGCGGCGCCGCAGCCGGATCCGGAGCCGTGAGTGGTGCCGAGGATGACGACAAGTCGAGGTATATTAG TGCCACAGAGGGCGCCGACTCGCATCCAGCATCGGGCGGCGGAACGCCCACTGGCGATGAGGGTCAAATTGGACAGGGTAAGGGCGATGAAGTCAAAA TTACCACAAAAGTAACACAACAGGCCAAACACTTTGGCTCCTTCTTGTCATCGGCCATCAGCAAGGCCGGCAGCAAAATCAAGGAAACAGTCAAGGATAAT ACTATTCTCGATTCATTCAACAAAGAGCAGGAGGCCTTCATCAAGGGCCAGGGCGGTGCTGGCAATGGTGCTGCCCCCTGGATTGGACATGCCAACGAGGCTAAGATCAAGGAGGAGATATTGGGTCTGGCCCAGGATCGTCGCAACTTTGTACGCGCCCCGCCCGCTGGCGTGGACTTTGAGTTCAGCTATGACACCGCCTATCCCACGGCCATAGCCATTATGGCCGAGGACAAGGCGCTCGAAACGATGCGATTCGAGTTGGTGCCCAAGAT CATCACTGAGGAGAACTTCTGGCGGAATTATTTCTACCGCGTCTCACTGATCATCCAGGCCGCCGAGCTGGGAACTCTGGGCGCCGATGGTGTGGGTCAGGCCTCCAGCGGTGAAGATG CCAAAGAAGTGGccctgaaaactgaaaacacAACCAAGACTGTCGCCAGCCCCGTGAAGGGGGAGACTCCTTTGACCACCAAGGCCATTGCCGAACAGCCCAAGGCCGTGATAGAGCCCGAAGCCAAAGAGGCAGACCAAAGCAAGGCCGGCATGGGCATGAAACAGAAAATCTCTGAATCGGAATTCGTTTCCGACGACTTTCAGACCACAACCGATTCAGATTTGGCTGAAATCCAAGATGGTATGCGAAAATTGGGCATCGATAGCATGACCCAGCAAGCCCTAGCCCCAAACGATG AAGAACAATGGGAAAAGGATCTGGAAGCTGAACTCAAAGACTACGAGGTGGTGGACGAAGGCGGCActggcggaggtggaggcagaAAACCGAGGAAACAGCAGGGCAATGCCGGCgatgaggaggacgaggaagaACCGACAATATCAAACTTGCGCACGCGCTCGAC
- the Sap47 gene encoding synapse-associated protein of 47 kDa isoform X10, producing the protein MFSGLTNQFTSLVGAVKGGAGDEEVPVPTGDAAPAAVAPTTSAEAVASASVDQEAAAAGGEGLEGEEAGKSGWLGSAKGWLGNASIPSMPAMPAMPSMPSMPAMPAMPSIPSIPGLRKTGGADGAEGAEGAVEGGGGAAAGSGAVSGAEDDDKSSATEGADSHPASGGGTPTGDEGQIGQVTTKVTQQAKHFGSFLSSAISKAGSKIKETVKDNTILDSFNKEQEAFIKGQGGAGNGAAPWIGHANEAKIKEEILGLAQDRRNFVRAPPAGVDFEFSYDTAYPTAIAIMAEDKALETMRFELVPKIITEENFWRNYFYRVSLIIQAAELGTLGADGVGQASSGEDAKEVALKTENTTKTVASPVKGETPLTTKAIAEQPKAVIEPEAKEADQSKAGMGMKQKISESEFVSDDFQTTTDSDLAEIQDGMRKLGIDSMTQQALAPNDEEQWEKDLEAELKDYEVVDEGGTGGGGGRKPRKQQGNAGDEEDEEEPTISNLRTRSTNNDWEEYADLIEDTDDLKTLKSLKRTMLGYL; encoded by the exons ATGTTTTCGGGTCTTACAAATCAATTTACTTCGCTGGTTGGCGCCGTCAAGGGTGGCGCTGGCGATGAGGAGGTCCCAGTGCCCACAGGAGATGCGGCACCCGCTGCCGTCGCACCCACCACCTCCGCCGAGGCGGTGGCCAGTGCTTCAGTAGATCAGGAAGCAGCTGCCGCTGGCGGCGAGGGACTCGAAGGCGAGGAGGCTGGCAAAAG CGGATGGCTGGGAAGCGCCAAGGGTTGGCTGGGCAACGCCTCGATACCATCGATGCCAGCCATGCCGGCGATGCCATCGATGCCGTCGATGCCAGCCATGCCAGCGATGCCGTCGATACCATCGATCCCGGGACTACGAAAGACCGGCGGTGCCGACGGGGCCGAGGGCGCTGAGGGTGCCGTGGAGGGTGGTGGCGGCGCCGCAGCCGGATCCGGAGCCGTGAGTGGTGCCGAGGATGACGACAAGTCGAG TGCCACAGAGGGCGCCGACTCGCATCCAGCATCGGGCGGCGGAACGCCCACTGGCGATGAGGGTCAAATTGGACAGG TTACCACAAAAGTAACACAACAGGCCAAACACTTTGGCTCCTTCTTGTCATCGGCCATCAGCAAGGCCGGCAGCAAAATCAAGGAAACAGTCAAGGATAAT ACTATTCTCGATTCATTCAACAAAGAGCAGGAGGCCTTCATCAAGGGCCAGGGCGGTGCTGGCAATGGTGCTGCCCCCTGGATTGGACATGCCAACGAGGCTAAGATCAAGGAGGAGATATTGGGTCTGGCCCAGGATCGTCGCAACTTTGTACGCGCCCCGCCCGCTGGCGTGGACTTTGAGTTCAGCTATGACACCGCCTATCCCACGGCCATAGCCATTATGGCCGAGGACAAGGCGCTCGAAACGATGCGATTCGAGTTGGTGCCCAAGAT CATCACTGAGGAGAACTTCTGGCGGAATTATTTCTACCGCGTCTCACTGATCATCCAGGCCGCCGAGCTGGGAACTCTGGGCGCCGATGGTGTGGGTCAGGCCTCCAGCGGTGAAGATG CCAAAGAAGTGGccctgaaaactgaaaacacAACCAAGACTGTCGCCAGCCCCGTGAAGGGGGAGACTCCTTTGACCACCAAGGCCATTGCCGAACAGCCCAAGGCCGTGATAGAGCCCGAAGCCAAAGAGGCAGACCAAAGCAAGGCCGGCATGGGCATGAAACAGAAAATCTCTGAATCGGAATTCGTTTCCGACGACTTTCAGACCACAACCGATTCAGATTTGGCTGAAATCCAAGATGGTATGCGAAAATTGGGCATCGATAGCATGACCCAGCAAGCCCTAGCCCCAAACGATG AAGAACAATGGGAAAAGGATCTGGAAGCTGAACTCAAAGACTACGAGGTGGTGGACGAAGGCGGCActggcggaggtggaggcagaAAACCGAGGAAACAGCAGGGCAATGCCGGCgatgaggaggacgaggaagaACCGACAATATCAAACTTGCGCACGCGCTCGAC
- the Sap47 gene encoding synapse-associated protein of 47 kDa isoform X6 — MFSGLTNQFTSLVGAVKGGAGDEEVPVPTGDAAPAAVAPTTSAEAVASASVDQEAAAAGGEGLEGEEAGKSLPKSTSLVDSFVTEATGWLGSAKGWLGNASIPSMPAMPAMPSMPSMPAMPAMPSIPSIPGLRKTGGADGAEGAEGAVEGGGGAAAGSGAVSGAEDDDKSRYISATEGADSHPASGGGTPTGDEGQIGQGKGDEVKITTKVTQQAKHFGSFLSSAISKAGSKIKETVKDNTILDSFNKEQEAFIKGQGGAGNGAAPWIGHANEAKIKEEILGLAQDRRNFVRAPPAGVDFEFSYDTAYPTAIAIMAEDKALETMRFELVPKIITEENFWRNYFYRVSLIIQAAELGTLGADGVGQASSGEDAKEVALKTENTTKTVASPVKGETPLTTKAIAEQPKAVIEPEAKEADQSKAGMGMKQKISESEFVSDDFQTTTDSDLAEIQDGMRKLGIDSMTQQALAPNDEEQWEKDLEAELKDYEVVDEGGTGGGGGRKPRKQQGNAGDEEDEEEPTISNLRTRSTNNDWEEYADLIEDTDDLK; from the exons ATGTTTTCGGGTCTTACAAATCAATTTACTTCGCTGGTTGGCGCCGTCAAGGGTGGCGCTGGCGATGAGGAGGTCCCAGTGCCCACAGGAGATGCGGCACCCGCTGCCGTCGCACCCACCACCTCCGCCGAGGCGGTGGCCAGTGCTTCAGTAGATCAGGAAGCAGCTGCCGCTGGCGGCGAGGGACTCGAAGGCGAGGAGGCTGGCAAAAG CCTTCCCAAATCCACGTCCCTGGTTGATTCGTTTGTGACCGAAGCCAC CGGATGGCTGGGAAGCGCCAAGGGTTGGCTGGGCAACGCCTCGATACCATCGATGCCAGCCATGCCGGCGATGCCATCGATGCCGTCGATGCCAGCCATGCCAGCGATGCCGTCGATACCATCGATCCCGGGACTACGAAAGACCGGCGGTGCCGACGGGGCCGAGGGCGCTGAGGGTGCCGTGGAGGGTGGTGGCGGCGCCGCAGCCGGATCCGGAGCCGTGAGTGGTGCCGAGGATGACGACAAGTCGAGGTATATTAG TGCCACAGAGGGCGCCGACTCGCATCCAGCATCGGGCGGCGGAACGCCCACTGGCGATGAGGGTCAAATTGGACAGGGTAAGGGCGATGAAGTCAAAA TTACCACAAAAGTAACACAACAGGCCAAACACTTTGGCTCCTTCTTGTCATCGGCCATCAGCAAGGCCGGCAGCAAAATCAAGGAAACAGTCAAGGATAAT ACTATTCTCGATTCATTCAACAAAGAGCAGGAGGCCTTCATCAAGGGCCAGGGCGGTGCTGGCAATGGTGCTGCCCCCTGGATTGGACATGCCAACGAGGCTAAGATCAAGGAGGAGATATTGGGTCTGGCCCAGGATCGTCGCAACTTTGTACGCGCCCCGCCCGCTGGCGTGGACTTTGAGTTCAGCTATGACACCGCCTATCCCACGGCCATAGCCATTATGGCCGAGGACAAGGCGCTCGAAACGATGCGATTCGAGTTGGTGCCCAAGAT CATCACTGAGGAGAACTTCTGGCGGAATTATTTCTACCGCGTCTCACTGATCATCCAGGCCGCCGAGCTGGGAACTCTGGGCGCCGATGGTGTGGGTCAGGCCTCCAGCGGTGAAGATG CCAAAGAAGTGGccctgaaaactgaaaacacAACCAAGACTGTCGCCAGCCCCGTGAAGGGGGAGACTCCTTTGACCACCAAGGCCATTGCCGAACAGCCCAAGGCCGTGATAGAGCCCGAAGCCAAAGAGGCAGACCAAAGCAAGGCCGGCATGGGCATGAAACAGAAAATCTCTGAATCGGAATTCGTTTCCGACGACTTTCAGACCACAACCGATTCAGATTTGGCTGAAATCCAAGATGGTATGCGAAAATTGGGCATCGATAGCATGACCCAGCAAGCCCTAGCCCCAAACGATG AAGAACAATGGGAAAAGGATCTGGAAGCTGAACTCAAAGACTACGAGGTGGTGGACGAAGGCGGCActggcggaggtggaggcagaAAACCGAGGAAACAGCAGGGCAATGCCGGCgatgaggaggacgaggaagaACCGACAATATCAAACTTGCGCACGCGCTCGAC
- the Sap47 gene encoding synapse-associated protein of 47 kDa isoform X7 gives MFSGLTNQFTSLVGAVKGGAGDEEVPVPTGDAAPAAVAPTTSAEAVASASVDQEAAAAGGEGLEGEEAGKSGWLGSAKGWLGNASIPSMPAMPAMPSMPSMPAMPAMPSIPSIPGLRKTGGADGAEGAEGAVEGGGGAAAGSGAVSGAEDDDKSRYISATEGADSHPASGGGTPTGDEGQIGQGKGDEVKITTKVTQQAKHFGSFLSSAISKAGSKIKETVKDNTILDSFNKEQEAFIKGQGGAGNGAAPWIGHANEAKIKEEILGLAQDRRNFVRAPPAGVDFEFSYDTAYPTAIAIMAEDKALETMRFELVPKIITEENFWRNYFYRVSLIIQAAELGTLGADGVGQASSGEDAKEVALKTENTTKTVASPVKGETPLTTKAIAEQPKAVIEPEAKEADQSKAGMGMKQKISESEFVSDDFQTTTDSDLAEIQDGMRKLGIDSMTQQALAPNDEEQWEKDLEAELKDYEVVDEGGTGGGGGRKPRKQQGNAGDEEDEEEPTISNLRTRSTNNDWEEYADLIEDTDDLKTLKSLKRTMLGYL, from the exons ATGTTTTCGGGTCTTACAAATCAATTTACTTCGCTGGTTGGCGCCGTCAAGGGTGGCGCTGGCGATGAGGAGGTCCCAGTGCCCACAGGAGATGCGGCACCCGCTGCCGTCGCACCCACCACCTCCGCCGAGGCGGTGGCCAGTGCTTCAGTAGATCAGGAAGCAGCTGCCGCTGGCGGCGAGGGACTCGAAGGCGAGGAGGCTGGCAAAAG CGGATGGCTGGGAAGCGCCAAGGGTTGGCTGGGCAACGCCTCGATACCATCGATGCCAGCCATGCCGGCGATGCCATCGATGCCGTCGATGCCAGCCATGCCAGCGATGCCGTCGATACCATCGATCCCGGGACTACGAAAGACCGGCGGTGCCGACGGGGCCGAGGGCGCTGAGGGTGCCGTGGAGGGTGGTGGCGGCGCCGCAGCCGGATCCGGAGCCGTGAGTGGTGCCGAGGATGACGACAAGTCGAGGTATATTAG TGCCACAGAGGGCGCCGACTCGCATCCAGCATCGGGCGGCGGAACGCCCACTGGCGATGAGGGTCAAATTGGACAGGGTAAGGGCGATGAAGTCAAAA TTACCACAAAAGTAACACAACAGGCCAAACACTTTGGCTCCTTCTTGTCATCGGCCATCAGCAAGGCCGGCAGCAAAATCAAGGAAACAGTCAAGGATAAT ACTATTCTCGATTCATTCAACAAAGAGCAGGAGGCCTTCATCAAGGGCCAGGGCGGTGCTGGCAATGGTGCTGCCCCCTGGATTGGACATGCCAACGAGGCTAAGATCAAGGAGGAGATATTGGGTCTGGCCCAGGATCGTCGCAACTTTGTACGCGCCCCGCCCGCTGGCGTGGACTTTGAGTTCAGCTATGACACCGCCTATCCCACGGCCATAGCCATTATGGCCGAGGACAAGGCGCTCGAAACGATGCGATTCGAGTTGGTGCCCAAGAT CATCACTGAGGAGAACTTCTGGCGGAATTATTTCTACCGCGTCTCACTGATCATCCAGGCCGCCGAGCTGGGAACTCTGGGCGCCGATGGTGTGGGTCAGGCCTCCAGCGGTGAAGATG CCAAAGAAGTGGccctgaaaactgaaaacacAACCAAGACTGTCGCCAGCCCCGTGAAGGGGGAGACTCCTTTGACCACCAAGGCCATTGCCGAACAGCCCAAGGCCGTGATAGAGCCCGAAGCCAAAGAGGCAGACCAAAGCAAGGCCGGCATGGGCATGAAACAGAAAATCTCTGAATCGGAATTCGTTTCCGACGACTTTCAGACCACAACCGATTCAGATTTGGCTGAAATCCAAGATGGTATGCGAAAATTGGGCATCGATAGCATGACCCAGCAAGCCCTAGCCCCAAACGATG AAGAACAATGGGAAAAGGATCTGGAAGCTGAACTCAAAGACTACGAGGTGGTGGACGAAGGCGGCActggcggaggtggaggcagaAAACCGAGGAAACAGCAGGGCAATGCCGGCgatgaggaggacgaggaagaACCGACAATATCAAACTTGCGCACGCGCTCGAC